Proteins from one Impatiens glandulifera chromosome 2, dImpGla2.1, whole genome shotgun sequence genomic window:
- the LOC124925071 gene encoding extensin-2-like: MASSSLFTLFLVSMLALSFPLETLASYRYSSPPPPYVYKSPPPPPPVYKSPPPPPPVYKSPPPPPPVYKSPPPPPPVYKSPPPPPPIYKSPPPPPPVYKSPPPPPPVYKSPPPPPPVYKSPPPPPPVYKSPPPPPPVYKSPPPPPPVYKSPPPPPPVYKSPPPPPPVYKSPPPPPPVYKSPPPPPPVYKSPPPPPPVYKSPPPPPPVYKSPPPPPPVYKSPPPPPPVYKSPPPPPPVYKSPPPPPPVYKSPPPPPPVYKSPPPPPPVYKSPPPPPPVYKSPPPPVYYYKSPPPPYIGIERSLTIASSEKPKRPNMASSSFFTTFLVAMLALSFPFETLAGYRYSSPPPPTYVYKSPPPPPPVYKSPPPPPPVYKSPPPPPPVYKSPPPPPPVYKSPPPPPPVYKSPPPPPPVYKSPPPPPPVYKSPPPPPPVYKSPPPPPPVYKSPPPPPPVYKSPPPPPPVYKSPPPPPPVYKSPPPPPPVYKSPPPPPPVYKSPPPPPPVYKSPPPPPPVYKSPPPPPPVYKSPPPPPPVYKSPPPPPPVYKSPPPPPPVYKSPPPPPPVYKSPPPPPPVYKSPPPPPPVYKSPPPPPPVYKSPPPPPPVYKSPPPPPPVYKSPPPPPPVYKSPPPPPPVYKSPPPPPPVYKSPPPPPPVYKSPPPPPPVYKSPPPPPPVYKSPPPPPPVYKSPPPPPPVYKSPPPPPPVYKSPPPPPPVYKTPPYYYKSPPPPRHY, translated from the exons ATGGCCTCCTCCTCACTTTTTACCCTTTTCCTAGTGTCAATGCTTGCTCTTAGCTTCCCTCTTGAGACTTTAGCTAGTTATCGCTATTCTTCTCCACCACCGCcttacgtttacaagtcacctcctccgcCACCACCCGTATACAAATCACCACCACCGCCACCCCCGGTTTACAAGTCACCCCCTCCACCACCTCCCGTTTACAAGTCCCCACCACCACCACCCCCAGTCTACAAGTCGCCACCACCCCCACCCCCGATCTACAAGTCGCCACCACCCCCACCCCCGGTCTACAAGTCGCCTCCCCCACCACCCCCGGTCTACAAGTCGCCACCCCCACCACCCCCGGTTTACAAGTCGCCACCCCCACCACCTCCGGTTTACaagtctcctcctcctccaccacccGTCTACAAGTCCCCACCACCACCTCCCCCggtttacaagtcacctccccCACCCCCACCAGTTtacaagtctccaccaccaccacccccAGTTTACAAGtccccaccaccaccacctcctgtttacaagtcacctcctccccCACCACCAGTATAcaaatctccaccaccacctccaccagtatacaagtctccaccaccacctccaccagtatacaagtctccaccaccacctcctcccGTTTACAAGTCCCCACCACCACCTCCCCCtgtttacaagtcacctccccCACCCCCACCAGTCTACAAGTCTCCACCCCCACCCCCACCGGTCtacaagtctccaccaccacctcccccagtttacaagtcacctcctccaccccCACCGGTCTACAAGTCGCCACCACCACCTCCACCAGTCTACAAGTCGCCTCCACCTCCCGTTTACTACTATAAATCTCCTCCTCCACCGtat ATAGGGATAGAGAGGTCCCTTACAATAGCATCATCTGAAAAACCCAAAAGGCCAAACATGGCCTCCTCCTCATTTTTCACCACTTTCTTAGTGGCAATGTTAGCCCTTAGTTTTCCTTTTGAGACTTTAGCTGGTTATCGATATtcttctccaccaccaccaacttacgtttacaagtcaccGCCACCTCCTCCCCCGGTTTACAAGTCACCACCTCCTCCACCACCCGTTTACAAGTCCCCGCCACCTCCTCCCCCGGTTTACAAGTCACCACCCCCTCCACCACCCGTTTACAagtcaccaccaccacctccccCGGTTTACAAGTCGCCACCCCCACCACCACCAGTTTACAAGTCGCCACCCCCACCACCACCGGTTTACAAGTCGCCACCACCACCTCCCCCTGTTTACAAGTCGCCACCCCCACCCCCACCGGTTTACAAGTCCCCACCCCCACCACCTCCCGTTTACAAgtcgcctcctccaccaccaccagtATACAAGTCcccaccaccacctcctcccGTTTACAAGTCACCACCCCCTCCACCACCCGTTTACAAGTCCCCACCTCCACCTCCCCCGGTTtacaagtctccaccaccacctcctcccgtttacaagtcacctccccCTCCACCACCTGTTTACAagtcaccaccaccacctcccccggtttacaagtcacctccccCACCACCACCAGTTTACAAGTCTCCCCCACCACCTCCTCCAGTCTACAAGTCAccaccacctccacctccaGTCTACAAGTCTCCCCCACCACCTCCACCGGTATATAagtcaccaccaccacctcctccgGTCTACAAGTCTCCCCCACCACCTCCACCGGTATACAagtcaccaccaccacctccaccGGTATATAagtcaccaccaccacctcctccgGTCTACAAGTCTCCCCCACCACCTCCACCGGTATACAagtcaccaccaccacctccaccGGTATATAagtcaccaccaccacctcctccgGTCTACAAgtctcctccaccacctccaCCGGTATATAagtcaccaccaccacctcctccgGTCTACAAATCACCCCCACCACCTCCACCGGTATACAAGTCACCACCACCTCCCCCTCCCGTCTACAAGTCTCCCCCACCACCTCCACCAGTATACAAGtcaccaccacctcctcccccgGTTTACAAATCTCCGCCACCACCTCCACCAGTCTACAAGTCTCCCCCCCCACCACCACCCGTTTACAAGACCCCTCCTTACTACTATAAATCCCCTCCTCCTCCACGTCACTATTAA
- the LOC124926076 gene encoding xylulose kinase 2, which translates to MEDCYLPHDSIFLGLDSSTQSLKATVLDAGLNIVDYEIVNFDSELPHYKTNDGVYRDQSVNGRIVSPTLMWIEALELMLQRLSAKVDFGKIAAVSGSGQQHGSVYWKKGSSRRLSSLDSKKPLIDQLNDAFSIKESPIWMDSSTTEQCKAIEKAVGGALELSRITGSRAHERYTGPQIRRIFEMQPDVYHNTERISLVSSFMASLLIGGYASIDETDGAGMNLMDIKERAWSRIALEATAPELEEKLGKLAPAHAVAGLIAPYFVERFHFNKNCIVVQWSGDNPNSLAGLTLSTPGDLAISLGTSDTVFGITKEPQPSLEGHVFPNPVDTEGYMVMLVYKNGSLTREDVRNRCAEKSWDTFGNLLQQTPPLNDGKLGFYYKDHEILPPLPVGFHRYIMENFNGETLDGVNEQEVQEFDPPSEVRAIIEGQFLSMRAHAERFGMPSPPKRIIATGGASTNQSILNTMASVFGCDVYTVQRSDSASLGAAVRAAHGWLCNKKGCFVPISIMYRDKLDKTSLSCNLSCPAGEKELVAKYALFMKKRMEIESRLVKKLGRL; encoded by the exons ATGGAGGATTGCTATCTTCCCCATGATTCGATCTTCCTTGGGCTTGACAGTTCCACTCA GTCACTGAAAGCTACTGTATTAGATGCCGGTCTCAACATTGTCGACTATGAAATCGTTAATTTTGATTCAGAGCTACCGCATTACAAAACAAATGATGGTGTTTATAGGGATCAATCTGTTAATGGAAGAATCGTTTCACCTACTTTGATGTGGATTGAGGCGTTGGAGCTGATGCTTCAGCGCCTTTCAGCGAAGGTAGATTTTGGGAAAATAGCAGCTGTTTCAGGAAGTGGACAGCAGCATGGTAGTGTCTATTGGAAGAAGGGAAGTTCTAGGAGGTTATCATCATTGGATTCCAAGAAGCCATTGATAGATCAGCTTAATGATGCTTTTTCAATAAAGGAATCCCCAATATGGATGGACAGCAGCACCACTGAACAGTGTAAGGCAATTGAGAAGGCTGTTGGCGGTGCATTGGAGCTTTCTAGGATTACGGGTTCTCGAGCGCATGAGAGATACACAGGCCCACAGATTAGGAGGATTTTTGAGATGCAACCCGACGTTTATCATAATACAGAGAGGATCTCACTGGTCAGCTCCTTTATGGCATCTCTGCTTATAGGAGGCTATGCTAGTATAGATGAAACCGATGGTGCTGGGATGAATTTGATGGATATTAAGGAAAGGGCCTGGTCTAGGATAGCCTTGGAG GCTACCGCACCAGAATTGGAGGAAAAGCTTGGAAAATTAGCTCCTGCACATGCTGTTGCTGGTCTAATTGCTCCTTATTTTGTTGAGAG GTTCCATTTCAACAAGAACTGTATTGTTGTCCAGTGGTCCGGTGACAACCCCAACAGCCTAGCTG GTTTGACGCTGAGCACTCCAGGAGATCTAGCAATCAGCCTTGGCACCAGTGATACT GTTTTTGGCATTACCAAAGAACCACAACCGAGCTTAGAAGGACATGTATTTCCTAACCCTGTTGATACAGAAGGGTACATGGTTATGTTGGTCTATAAGAATGGGTCTCTTACTCGTGAAG ATGTGCGTAACCGATGTGCCGAGAAGTCTTGGGATACTTTCGGTAATTTGTTGCAACAGACACCACCACTAAATG ATGGGAAACTGGGCTTCTACTACAAGGATCATGAGATTCTCCCTCCTCTCCCAG TTGGTTTCCACCGATACATTATGGAGAATTTCAATGGAGAAACTTTGGATGGCGTGAATGAACAGGAAGTCCAGGAATTTGATCCTCCTTCTGAG GTTAGAGCAATCATTGAAGGCCAATTCCTGTCCATGCGAGCTCATGCCGAAAGATTTGGAATGCCTTCCCCACCCAAACGAATAATAGCCACTGGAGGTGCTTCAACTAACCAAAGCATTTTAAACACTATGGCATCCGTCTTTGGTTGTGATGTTTACACGGTTCAGAGATCAG ATTCAGCGTCCTTGGGAGCTGCGGTTAGAGCAGCTCATGGTTGGTTGTGCAATAAGAAGGGATGTTTTGTGCCCATCTCTATTATGTACAGAGACAAGCTTGATAAGACATCCCTAAGCTGCAACCTTTCATGCCCGGCTGGGGAGAAAGAGCTTGTCGCGAAATATGCTttgttcatgaagaagagaatggAAATCGAGAGCAGACTCGTTAAAAAGCTCGGGAGATTGTGA
- the LOC124925072 gene encoding UDP-glucosyltransferase 29-like has protein sequence MEAKDSILKIVMLPWLAHGHISPYLELAKNLAKRNCEIYICSTQVNLNSIKNKVSEINQFFNPSFNSIHLIEIQIPFHPDLPPHHHTTNGLPPHLIPTLMKAFSMVIPSFSQTLKTLNPDLVLYDVFQPWASKLAASLSIPAVEFNTTCAAMICYGYHRSENPNSTDFPYPELNPRGSYWVRKMNEMFSSPPDGNEDESSPLESHKRSCQIILTKSFLEIEEKYLDYGSTLLGKRIIPAGALVPDPGCGGDDIVDMSKNVMEWLEKKGKSSTIFVSFGSECYLSREEMEEVAYGLEESMVNFIWVLRFPKEEKRTIRFDESIPKGFLQRVGDRGLLVETWAPQARILAHENIGGFVSHCGWGSIMEAMGFGVPIIGMPMQFDQPINLKVIVEARAGMEVVRDEAGMLDRRAIARVIREVVLGDELGKQIRNGAKEIREKLKMKGGVEMDRVVEELMIVCGKNNKS, from the coding sequence atggaaGCAAAAGACAGCATTTTGAAAATTGTGATGCTTCCATGGCTTGCTCATGGACATATCTCACCATACTTAGAGCTAGCCAAAAATCTGGCAAAGAGAAACTGTGAGATATACATATGTTCTACACAAGTGAATCTCAATTCCATCAAGAACAAGGTAAGTGAAATTAACCAGTTTTTTAATCCCTCCTTCAATTCTATCCATTTGATAGAAATACAAATCCCATTTCATCCGGACCTCCCTCCTCACCACCACACAACCAATGGCCTCCCTCCCCACCTCATCCCTACCCTCATGAAAGCCTTTTCCATGGTAATTCCATCCTTTTCTCAAACCCTCAAAACCCTAAACCCGGATTTAGTTTTGTATGATGTCTTTCAGCCATGGGCATCCAAACTAGCTGCTTCTCTTTCCATTCCAGCCGTTGAGTTCAACACCACGTGTGCTGCCATGATCTGTTATGGCTACCATAGATCGGAGAATCCGAATAGTACAGATTTCCCATACCCGGAACTGAATCCTCGGGGATCCTACTGGGTTAGGAAAATGAATGAGATGTTTTCATCACCTCCGGATGGGAATGAAGATGAATCTAGCCCCCTCGAATCCCACAAAAGATCTTGTCAAATAATCTTGACAAAGTCATTCTTGGAGATTGAGGAGAAATATCTCGATTATGGTTCAACCCTTTTAGGGAAAAGAATCATCCCCGCGGGTGCCCTTGTTCCAGATCCAGGATGTGGCGGAGATGATATTGTTGACATGAGTAAGAATGTAATGGAGTGGTTGGAAAAGAAGGGGAAATCGTCGACAATATTTGTGTCGTTTGGATCCGAATGCTATCTCTCGAGAGAAGAGATGGAGGAGGTGGCTTATGGATTGGAAGAAAGCATGGTGAACTTCATATGGGTTCTTAGGTTTCCCAAAGAGGAGAAGAGGACTATTAGGTTTGATGAATCAATCCCTAAAGGTTTTCTTCAAAGGGTAGGAGATAGGGGTCTATTGGTCGAGACGTGGGCACCACAAGCAAGGATCTTGGCCCATGAAAACATTGGCGGCTTTGTAAGTCATTGTGGATGGGGATCTATTATGGAGGCCATGGGATTTGGGGTCCCAATCATTGGCATGCCTATGCAATTCGACCAACCCATCAATCTCAAGGTCATTGTGGAGGCTCGAGCCGGTATGGAGGTGGTCAGAGATGAGGCGGGTATGCTCGATAGGCGTGCGATAGCTCGAGTGATAAGAGAAGTGGTGTTGGGAGATGAATTGGGAAAACAAATAAGAAACGGGGCCAAAGAGATTAGAGAGAAATTGAAAATGAAGGGAGGTGTGGAGATGGATAGAGTAGTGGAGGAATTGATGATAGTTTGTGGTAAGAACAACAAGTCATGA